A window of Mucilaginibacter sp. PAMC 26640 contains these coding sequences:
- a CDS encoding glycoside hydrolase produces the protein MSLAFVQVSYAQNGRTIADFDKGWKFHLGDVKNAEKTSADDKNWRKLNLPHDWSIEGTFSKDNPATPEGGALPGGIGWYRKTFTVPLASKGKQVYIDFDGIYQHSDVWINGNHLGFRPNGYISFEYDLTPYLNYGGINVIAVKADNSKQPNSRWYSGSGIYRNVWLVTTNKIAIDHWGTYVTTPKVSAASATIALSTRIKNEADKQSYTIKVAIYDAAGKVASGGGAIPSAKQLDETSTTLKSTFTLNKPILWSVERPYLYKIVTQVLSAGKVIDSYSTPLGIRSFSFDADKGFILNGKKVKILGVCDHHDLGSLGSAINIRALERQLQILKGMGVNGIRTSHNPPAPELLDLCDKMGFIVMDEAFDMWKMQKTKYDYHLYWDEWHKRDLEDQILRDRNHPSVFIWSIGNEIGEQYNRKDTVGRVIARELAGIVRSLDDRPITAANNDPGIGSNLIASGALDLIGYNYHHQDYADFHKRYPGKKFIGTETSSALETRGFYDMPSDSIRRWPASWDKVLDEKTGNSTQSVSAYDNVSAPWGSTHEETWKVVKKYDMLSGMYIWTGFDYLGEPTPYSWPSRSSYFGVIDLAGFPKDVYYMYKSEWTKQSVLHIFPHWNWEAGKTVDIWAYYNNADEVELYLNGKSVGIKKKTGDDLHLMWRLKFVPGTLKAVSRKNGKIVLTKEIYTAGAPAKIELSADRSNIKADGKDLSFITVRILDKSGNVVPDADNLVKFKISGPATIASVDNGDPVSHDPFKADYRKAFHGLALAIVQGTEKAGTITFTATSAGLAPATVTIKVK, from the coding sequence TTGAGTTTGGCGTTTGTGCAAGTAAGTTATGCGCAAAATGGCCGCACAATAGCCGATTTCGACAAAGGCTGGAAATTTCACCTGGGTGATGTTAAAAACGCCGAAAAAACCAGCGCCGACGATAAAAACTGGCGCAAATTAAACCTCCCGCACGATTGGAGTATTGAAGGCACCTTCAGCAAGGATAACCCCGCTACGCCCGAAGGCGGCGCACTACCTGGTGGCATTGGCTGGTACCGCAAAACCTTTACTGTGCCGCTGGCATCAAAAGGCAAGCAAGTTTATATCGATTTCGACGGTATATACCAGCACAGCGATGTGTGGATAAATGGAAACCATCTCGGCTTCCGGCCAAACGGCTATATCTCTTTTGAGTACGATCTTACCCCGTACCTGAACTATGGCGGCATAAATGTGATAGCTGTTAAAGCAGATAACTCAAAGCAGCCCAATTCCCGCTGGTATTCCGGCAGTGGCATTTATCGCAACGTTTGGCTGGTAACCACTAATAAGATCGCTATCGACCATTGGGGCACTTATGTAACTACCCCAAAAGTAAGCGCCGCATCGGCAACTATTGCATTAAGCACACGCATTAAAAATGAAGCTGATAAACAAAGCTACACCATAAAAGTTGCTATTTACGATGCCGCCGGTAAAGTAGCAAGCGGTGGCGGGGCTATCCCGTCGGCTAAACAGCTGGACGAAACAAGCACGACTCTTAAAAGCACATTTACGCTGAATAAGCCTATACTCTGGTCGGTAGAGCGGCCTTATTTGTATAAAATAGTTACGCAGGTATTAAGTGCCGGCAAAGTAATAGATTCCTACAGCACGCCGCTGGGCATCCGCTCTTTTTCGTTCGATGCAGATAAGGGTTTTATCCTGAATGGCAAGAAGGTAAAGATTTTAGGCGTATGTGATCACCACGACTTGGGCAGCCTGGGCTCGGCCATCAACATCCGCGCTTTGGAAAGGCAGCTGCAAATTCTTAAAGGCATGGGTGTTAATGGCATCCGTACCTCGCACAACCCACCAGCGCCCGAACTGCTGGACCTGTGCGACAAAATGGGTTTCATAGTTATGGATGAAGCCTTTGACATGTGGAAAATGCAAAAAACCAAATATGATTACCACCTGTACTGGGATGAATGGCACAAACGCGACCTGGAAGATCAGATCTTGCGCGACAGGAACCATCCATCGGTATTTATCTGGAGCATTGGAAACGAAATAGGCGAACAGTACAATCGAAAAGATACTGTTGGCCGCGTAATTGCCCGCGAACTGGCAGGTATTGTGCGTAGTTTAGATGACCGCCCCATTACTGCAGCGAACAACGACCCGGGAATCGGCAGCAATCTGATCGCCTCCGGCGCTTTGGATCTGATCGGCTATAACTATCATCACCAGGATTACGCCGACTTTCACAAACGTTACCCTGGCAAAAAGTTCATAGGTACCGAGACCAGCTCCGCCTTAGAAACCAGGGGGTTTTACGATATGCCGTCAGACAGCATCCGCCGGTGGCCGGCAAGCTGGGATAAAGTGCTGGATGAAAAGACTGGCAACTCAACCCAGTCGGTTTCAGCTTATGATAACGTATCTGCACCCTGGGGTTCCACACATGAGGAAACCTGGAAGGTGGTAAAGAAGTATGATATGCTATCCGGGATGTACATTTGGACCGGCTTTGATTATCTGGGCGAACCTACGCCGTACAGCTGGCCGTCGCGCAGTTCATACTTTGGTGTGATTGATCTGGCGGGCTTCCCGAAGGATGTTTATTATATGTATAAAAGCGAGTGGACTAAACAATCTGTATTGCATATCTTCCCGCATTGGAATTGGGAGGCGGGCAAAACGGTAGATATTTGGGCTTACTACAATAACGCTGATGAAGTGGAACTGTACCTGAACGGTAAATCAGTGGGCATCAAAAAGAAAACAGGTGACGACCTTCACTTAATGTGGCGGCTGAAATTTGTGCCAGGCACGTTGAAAGCAGTCTCCCGTAAAAATGGAAAAATAGTTCTGACAAAGGAGATTTACACAGCAGGCGCACCTGCTAAAATAGAACTATCGGCAGACCGAAGCAATATTAAGGCAGATGGCAAGGATCTATCATTCATTACCGTACGCATCCTGGACAAATCCGGGAATGTAGTGCCTGATGCAGATAACCTGGTGAAATTTAAGATCAGCGGCCCGGCTACCATTGCCAGCGTCGACAACGGTGACCCGGTAAGCCACGATCCGTTCAAGGCAGATTATCGTAAGGCATTCCACGGACTGGCGCTGGCGATTGTACAGGGGACGGAAAAAGCGGGGACGATAACTTTCACGGCAACATCGGCAGGATTGGCTCCTGCTACGGTGACGATTAAGGTTAAGTAG